The sequence below is a genomic window from Henriciella marina DSM 19595.
TTCCCCGGTTTCGGAGTCCAGATCAAAGGCGGCGACTTGTGCAAAGGGTTGAGTGACGCCGTTCACGGATATGAGGCATCTGGACCGCGGCTTGTCTTTCAGACCCATCATGAGCGAGGCGTAACCGCCATAGCTCGAACCAATGACGCAGTAAGACCCGGAGGCGGCGAGCCCCTGGTCGATGACCCAATTGCCGGCATCGGCGACGTCATCAATCATCTTGCCGCCGAACTCTCCGAAACCTGCGTTCCGAAACTCCTGGCCATACCCGCTGGAGCCGCGAAAGTTCGGCTGAACGACGAGATAGCCTTCTGATGCGAGCGCCTGAGACCACCAGTCAAACCCGAGGCCGTCGCGTGCTTCTGGCCCACCATGCGGCATCAGGACAGTTGGAAATGGGCCATCATTTACGGACTTGCCGGGCGGCAATGTCAGCAGAACCTCCATATTCAGCCCGTCACGTGTGTTGACCTGCCTCGCAATCACCTGACCTGTCGCAATCTCTGCAAATTGCGGCGCCATCGATCCGATCTGACCAAGTGCGCCCGCATTGCGATCAAAGACATAATATTCTGTGGGACGCCCAACTGACTGAGCCGATATGGCGATTTTCGACTTCGCACTGTTCCAGGACAGAAGATTTACACGTTTGTCGCCAAGCACTTGCGCCAACTGTTCTTGTGCCGCAGCCAGCACAGGATCGGTGAATATCTGGCGGGTGAGACCGTCGAATGAAGAAAACCCGACGATCTGGCGGGTGTAACTGTCTTCAATCGGAAGGGCGCGGCCGACATCCAGATCACCGACACGCGCAGGTTCCATCGATCCATCGGTCATCGACATGAAGTAGAGGCCATCCGATGCGCCAAAGTCCCGGAAAACCACCAGCTTGCCGCTGGCCCCGTCATACCCCAGAACCTGAAAGTCCTGGACGCCTCGCGACGAGAATTCGAGCAATGTCTTTCCGCCAGCGACAAGCTCGAGGCCGTCCGTTCGCGGACTTGTCTTTACTTCCGCAACCGTATTTCCGTCGACATCGAACCAGGCTGCCTGCGAGGACGGGCCAAGGGCTCTGGTACGGCGCGACTTGCCCGTATCAAGGTTGACCTTGTGAGTAGAGAGCGCCCAGGCTGAGCCACCCTCGCCGGGAATGATGCTTCCTATGCCGCCGCGATTGCCCGCACTGGTCCGGGTATAGGCCATGACCAGCACGTGTTTGGGATCATCGGGA
It includes:
- a CDS encoding alpha/beta hydrolase family protein, producing MKWPSLSPSGDQLAVHCSPEGKPSVCVFDIVNGGDNQYIPIGDVYRLEGMYWPSETHLIINVSEYDSLQVVDGQKEYEFERAISYNLEKQEATLLMREYGYLLDTQNVVSALPDDPKHVLVMAYTRTSAGNRGGIGSIIPGEGGSAWALSTHKVNLDTGKSRRTRALGPSSQAAWFDVDGNTVAEVKTSPRTDGLELVAGGKTLLEFSSRGVQDFQVLGYDGASGKLVVFRDFGASDGLYFMSMTDGSMEPARVGDLDVGRALPIEDSYTRQIVGFSSFDGLTRQIFTDPVLAAAQEQLAQVLGDKRVNLLSWNSAKSKIAISAQSVGRPTEYYVFDRNAGALGQIGSMAPQFAEIATGQVIARQVNTRDGLNMEVLLTLPPGKSVNDGPFPTVLMPHGGPEARDGLGFDWWSQALASEGYLVVQPNFRGSSGYGQEFRNAGFGEFGGKMIDDVADAGNWVIDQGLAASGSYCVIGSSYGGYASLMMGLKDKPRSRCLISVNGVTQPFAQVAAFDLDSETGEYWERYIGMNRFTSDEERAVISPVARAGEYDQPVLLLYGEQDLVVPTAQARLLKSELEGKPGFRAVSLGASDHYLATSNVRNKVLGETIAFLNANHPAR